GATTATAGAAAATAAAGACGACGTTCAGTTATTCCATGAATTCAGTTACTTTGTTTCAGGTTGATGTTCAGGTTTTCAGAGCCCAACTGTGAGCTTCACTGAATGTTCAGTTTTTTTAGTTCACCTGcagttttttcttaaaaaaccGTAGCCACCATCACAATTCTCaggcagacgaagaagaatcaGCGTAATCAACTAGTGACAAATTTACATGAAATTCAGTTTCATCGTATAGTGTTTGTTACATGTCATGTGATCTACTGTCATGAGGGGACAACAATGGGAGCCGGCGGCACCGACTCCTCCAACGGCCAGCACTCCCACTCGCCGTTCTTGTTCTGCGACAGGGAGAAGTGCTTGGGCGTCCAGACCTCCCCCTTCTCATtcctctccttggcaagcttcCTCGCTTCGTCCTCCACCCGCCGCTTCGCCTGCCGAGCTTTCTCCCAGTCCTTCTTCAGGAGCGCGTCGCTGACCTCGCCCCACACCACGGCGGATTCCGAAGGCGCCAAGCCCTGCGAAACATGTTGCAACCATGTCAAACTAAGTTTTCTCAGATTGAAACAGAAACTCTAAGTGCTGCATTTTTTTCAAGTACCTTGTGGTCTTGGACCACCGGCGTGGTGAGTTTGCTAATGGCGCGCTGGGCGTCGTAGAGCACGGAGACCTCGCCGGTGCTGACGTCCTTGAGCGAGACGGTCCTGTCCCAGAACCCATCGATCTCGTAGATCGTCTCGTCCCTCGACGCCGACCGGAAGACCCTCCCCCTGACGCACCTGGCGTCGCCGCCGAATCCCAGGAAGGAGCGGCTCCGGCAGTAGCTGAGCTGCGCCTCGAGCCCGGACTCCGCGCACACCACCCTGACGTCGCCGGACCACTCGACGGACGGCGCGGGCAGCAGCCGGATGAGCAGGTTGGGGCAGTCGACCTCGTAGCGCTCACCGTGGCGGGGCAGGCGCAGCTCCCGCCGGCCCCGCACCGCGGCCTCGATGCTGGCGCCGTGGAACTTGGGGACGGGGCTCTGGCACCAGACGAGCcgcacgtcgccggcggcgttcGTGGCGTGCAGCGCCGAGACGGGGGGCCGGTGGGAGACCTGCTCGAGGAGGACGTTGAGGCCGCCGGAGCCCGCGGAGACGTGGTGCGTCTCGCCGAGGACGGGGTTGTAGGGCGCGAAGCCGAAGATCGGGGGGCGGGTGGTGGAGATGCTCCAGGCCACCACCGACGTGAGGCGCTCCAGGCTGTCCTTGCCACGGGCGCAACGGCCGAGGAGGTCCTCGCCGGCGCAGTACAGGCCCTCGCCGTACATCTGGAGCTGCGACTTGGGCAGGTTGAACGTCGCCGGCAGCTGAAAATTTTTCAGAAAGAACATCATTTCGTTTTCGTCGGTATGTGATTCC
The genomic region above belongs to Setaria italica strain Yugu1 chromosome VI, Setaria_italica_v2.0, whole genome shotgun sequence and contains:
- the LOC101777083 gene encoding oxysterol-binding protein-related protein 4C isoform X1 — its product is MQVESEGEAAACAAAVLTPPLSLEGGLAAELRPANLVRRVLSLFRNVSPGSDLSHFQLPATFNLPKSQLQMYGEGLYCAGEDLLGRCARGKDSLERLTSVVAWSISTTRPPIFGFAPYNPVLGETHHVSAGSGGLNVLLEQVSHRPPVSALHATNAAGDVRLVWCQSPVPKFHGASIEAAVRGRRELRLPRHGERYEVDCPNLLIRLLPAPSVEWSGDVRVVCAESGLEAQLSYCRSRSFLGFGGDARCVRGRVFRSASRDETIYEIDGFWDRTVSLKDVSTGEVSVLYDAQRAISKLTTPVVQDHKGLAPSESAVVWGEVSDALLKKDWEKARQAKRRVEDEARKLAKERNEKGEVWTPKHFSLSQNKNGEWECWPLEESVPPAPIVVPS
- the LOC101777083 gene encoding oxysterol-binding protein-related protein 4C isoform X2; the protein is MVESEGEAAACAAAVLTPPLSLEGGLAAELRPANLVRRVLSLFRNVSPGSDLSHFQLPATFNLPKSQLQMYGEGLYCAGEDLLGRCARGKDSLERLTSVVAWSISTTRPPIFGFAPYNPVLGETHHVSAGSGGLNVLLEQVSHRPPVSALHATNAAGDVRLVWCQSPVPKFHGASIEAAVRGRRELRLPRHGERYEVDCPNLLIRLLPAPSVEWSGDVRVVCAESGLEAQLSYCRSRSFLGFGGDARCVRGRVFRSASRDETIYEIDGFWDRTVSLKDVSTGEVSVLYDAQRAISKLTTPVVQDHKGLAPSESAVVWGEVSDALLKKDWEKARQAKRRVEDEARKLAKERNEKGEVWTPKHFSLSQNKNGEWECWPLEESVPPAPIVVPS